From BD1-7 clade bacterium, one genomic window encodes:
- the csgA_1 gene encoding C-factor produces the protein MDRTIVITGANRGIGLAFVDYYLAQDDEVIAVCRKASADLKATTARIIEHIDVTSHADLNALKKSLAGQHIDILINNAGVLSNETLDDFDIAGIEKQFITNALAPLAVVETLQNNLQQGSKVAMITSRMGSIEDNGSGGYYGYRMSKAALNAAGKSLAIDLKPRGISVTLLHPGLVSTRMIGFAGDVAPEGAVEGLTQRIEALNPDNTGTFWHANGDVLPW, from the coding sequence ATGGACAGAACTATTGTAATTACCGGCGCTAATCGCGGCATCGGTCTCGCTTTTGTCGATTACTACCTGGCTCAGGATGACGAAGTCATCGCGGTTTGCCGAAAAGCCTCAGCTGATTTGAAAGCCACCACTGCCCGCATCATCGAACATATCGATGTCACCAGCCATGCAGACCTAAATGCGCTAAAGAAATCCCTCGCTGGCCAGCATATCGACATACTCATCAACAATGCCGGCGTGCTCAGCAATGAAACACTGGATGATTTTGATATCGCCGGTATCGAAAAACAGTTCATCACCAACGCTCTCGCCCCCCTTGCCGTGGTCGAGACACTGCAAAACAACCTGCAACAAGGCAGTAAAGTGGCGATGATCACCAGCCGCATGGGCTCGATCGAAGATAATGGTTCTGGCGGCTACTATGGTTATAGAATGTCAAAAGCGGCCTTAAATGCCGCTGGAAAATCACTGGCCATCGATCTAAAGCCACGAGGAATCAGTGTTACCCTGTTGCACCCCGGTCTAGTATCAACCCGCATGATTGGGTTTGCCGGTGATGTCGCACCTGAAGGCGCTGTTGAAGGCCTGACACAGCGCATCGAAGCGTTAAATCCAGATAACACAGGCACCTTTTGGCATGCCAACGGCGACGTACTTCCCTGGTAA
- the comM gene encoding Competence protein ComM, whose amino-acid sequence MSVATVYTRAVSALDAPQVNIEVHLSNGLPAFTLVGLPETAVRESKDRVRSAILNSQFEFPNKRITINLAPADLPKDGGRFDLPIALGILAASGQIPADSLHRFEFLGELALTGELRPVKGALMAAQNAESNERILILPTQNGAEAAIAVDNKHRIAGHLLEICAFLRQQGTLNTCLAPNLEPSDTQNNIDMAEIKGQHQAKRALEIAATGKHNILFSGPPGCGKSMLAERLPGILPTMTRDEALQHLAIRSLTSNSTDTRTWMQRPFRAPHHSSSAVALVGGGNPPKPGEISLAHQGVLFLDEIPEFTRNVLEALREPLESHRICISRANQQALFPARFQLIAAMNPCPCGYHGDTTNRCRCSPDQIHRYCGRLSGPLLDRIDIHIHLQPTPIEVMTRPQNAVEESSSRIRERVEQAYQRQIARQNKANGDLSGSELHQFGAFLPEATTALEHMAHQLQLSARGLQRAMRLARTIADLADSEHINRAHCLEACQYRQLAAAQPVTTL is encoded by the coding sequence ATGTCTGTTGCTACTGTTTATACCCGCGCTGTCAGCGCACTCGACGCACCACAGGTGAATATTGAAGTTCACCTCTCTAACGGGCTACCCGCCTTTACGCTGGTTGGTTTGCCTGAAACAGCCGTGCGTGAATCAAAAGATCGTGTGCGCTCCGCCATACTTAATAGCCAGTTTGAGTTTCCCAACAAACGTATCACCATCAATTTAGCCCCAGCGGATCTGCCTAAAGATGGGGGTCGATTCGACCTTCCGATCGCGCTTGGCATTTTGGCAGCCTCAGGCCAAATCCCGGCAGACAGCCTGCATCGCTTTGAATTTCTCGGCGAGCTTGCCCTGACGGGAGAGCTCAGGCCCGTAAAAGGTGCATTAATGGCCGCGCAAAATGCCGAATCGAATGAACGCATACTGATTCTGCCAACCCAAAACGGTGCGGAGGCTGCAATTGCCGTTGACAACAAACATCGTATCGCCGGCCACCTGCTCGAGATTTGCGCATTTCTTCGCCAGCAAGGCACACTGAATACATGCCTCGCGCCAAACCTAGAGCCCTCAGACACCCAGAACAATATCGACATGGCCGAGATAAAAGGCCAGCACCAGGCCAAACGCGCTCTGGAAATTGCCGCAACTGGCAAACACAATATCTTGTTTTCTGGCCCACCCGGCTGCGGAAAATCCATGTTAGCTGAACGGCTACCTGGGATTTTACCCACCATGACCCGCGACGAAGCACTGCAGCACCTGGCGATTAGATCCCTAACCAGTAACAGCACCGATACACGTACATGGATGCAACGCCCCTTTCGCGCGCCACACCATTCATCCTCCGCCGTCGCGTTGGTTGGCGGTGGCAATCCACCCAAGCCGGGTGAGATTTCATTGGCGCATCAGGGGGTTCTGTTTTTGGACGAAATCCCCGAATTTACACGCAACGTTCTTGAAGCCTTACGAGAACCCCTTGAGAGCCATCGCATTTGCATCTCTCGTGCTAACCAGCAGGCGCTTTTTCCCGCTCGCTTCCAACTCATTGCCGCGATGAACCCCTGCCCCTGCGGCTATCACGGAGATACAACTAACCGCTGCCGATGTTCACCGGATCAAATCCATCGTTACTGCGGTCGTCTGTCTGGCCCACTATTGGATCGCATCGATATCCACATTCATTTACAACCGACCCCGATTGAAGTCATGACACGGCCGCAAAACGCGGTGGAAGAATCATCATCCCGTATTCGCGAACGCGTAGAGCAGGCCTATCAACGCCAAATCGCACGACAAAACAAAGCCAACGGTGACCTTTCCGGTTCTGAACTGCACCAATTCGGCGCCTTTCTACCTGAAGCAACGACGGCGCTTGAACATATGGCCCATCAGCTGCAGCTATCTGCACGGGGGTTACAACGGGCCATGCGTTTGGCGCGCACTATCGCAGATCTTGCCGACAGCGAACACATCAACCGCGCCCACTGCCTGGAGGCCTGCCAATATCGTCAACTGGCCGCAGCTCAGCCAGTAACAACACTCTGA
- the nanM_1 gene encoding N-acetylneuraminate epimerase, producing the protein MKKPLILAAGLTLFIAACDNDDDKSSTPETTSTAFTALVGAKDTLIHMRDAKRNDELYRSNEHNCDIANYASCENGQLSLLSGAREIIHDTAAQANKEAHYILKSGKNRIQASLNQLPASRGHQMLEHDGKLMHIGGLNDKGYSATVMMSDDIGRSWKQIEPAITSMPAVADHQVVSQDRTLLLSGGRDANGAKADMLRSDDNGKSWTPIQPATPITPRYAHQMLLHKGMLYMSGGTDGNQVHSDLLKSSDMGETWQNVNPSPHFGARHGHQMLSYDGKLWMTGGNDGNSVNDEIWMSEDDGKKWSKLTPAQPIHQRMEHKMVVHQGKMLLLGGNDGHDNWRSDVMSSKDGIAWSTEIPNWKAIKDKARHARSRAEHQAASHKDNLLLSGGIHKSGQVLADVWAKAPEQTELGLASPAPEPFDSRKKHHMVNHQGKIIAMGGDDGESLRADMHVSDDEGMSWEMVKPKVVNASDIENPTSMDSDGNMTPRSDLQMVSMGSKLFVIGGAETADKNHSEVMMSEDDGKTLSILPFIRVGTVFPQDLAKTGHQAVVHADKIMVIGGKTDETPVSTTADVITSADGQTWQKETANIPATYDHQVVKCHDQLYLIGGRGSDGELRTSNVVMRSDDGMSWAPMATSTMEPIADHKAICADDNLYVLGGSVPAPALKASASEAAAHTDSEMLAAQIQLLGAXDSDWRQIDGSPMLKDLQAVEAATSIVQAGGAGLAAVAAIAATYDKDMTNKRAMLFGGFCSRLPGASFAFKELNGCCADRICEK; encoded by the coding sequence ATGAAAAAGCCACTTATACTGGCAGCCGGACTGACGCTGTTCATCGCCGCCTGTGACAATGATGATGACAAATCGAGTACGCCTGAAACCACTAGCACGGCATTTACAGCCTTGGTCGGTGCAAAAGACACATTGATTCACATGCGCGATGCTAAGCGCAACGACGAGCTGTACCGTTCTAACGAGCACAATTGTGATATTGCCAACTACGCATCCTGTGAAAACGGCCAACTGAGCCTGCTGAGTGGCGCCCGAGAAATCATTCACGATACCGCGGCTCAAGCCAACAAAGAAGCCCACTACATTTTAAAGTCGGGTAAAAACCGCATCCAGGCCTCACTCAATCAATTACCGGCAAGCCGCGGCCATCAGATGCTCGAACACGATGGCAAACTCATGCACATTGGCGGTCTTAACGATAAAGGCTACAGCGCGACCGTGATGATGTCGGATGACATCGGCCGCTCATGGAAACAAATCGAACCCGCCATTACGTCTATGCCTGCCGTCGCAGACCACCAAGTCGTCAGTCAGGATCGCACCCTGCTGCTTTCCGGCGGACGTGATGCCAACGGCGCTAAAGCCGATATGCTCCGCTCCGACGACAACGGCAAAAGCTGGACGCCTATTCAACCCGCAACACCGATAACCCCGCGCTACGCCCACCAAATGTTACTGCACAAAGGCATGCTCTACATGTCAGGCGGCACAGACGGCAACCAGGTCCACAGCGATCTGCTGAAATCCAGCGATATGGGTGAAACTTGGCAGAACGTCAACCCATCGCCTCATTTTGGTGCACGCCACGGTCATCAGATGCTTAGCTATGACGGCAAGCTCTGGATGACAGGCGGTAATGACGGCAACAGCGTCAACGACGAGATCTGGATGTCAGAGGATGATGGAAAAAAATGGAGCAAGCTCACGCCAGCTCAACCGATTCATCAACGCATGGAGCACAAGATGGTCGTTCATCAGGGCAAAATGCTTCTGCTCGGAGGCAACGATGGCCACGATAACTGGCGCAGCGATGTAATGAGTTCAAAAGATGGCATCGCTTGGTCGACAGAAATACCAAACTGGAAGGCCATCAAAGACAAAGCCCGCCACGCTCGCTCGCGCGCGGAACACCAAGCGGCAAGTCACAAAGACAACTTGTTGCTATCAGGCGGTATCCACAAAAGCGGTCAGGTATTAGCCGATGTGTGGGCAAAAGCGCCTGAACAAACTGAACTCGGCCTAGCATCTCCAGCCCCCGAACCCTTTGACTCACGAAAAAAACATCACATGGTGAACCATCAAGGAAAAATCATTGCCATGGGTGGCGACGACGGCGAATCTCTGCGCGCCGATATGCACGTATCTGATGATGAAGGCATGAGCTGGGAAATGGTCAAACCAAAAGTTGTTAACGCTTCAGACATCGAAAACCCAACGTCGATGGACAGCGACGGTAACATGACACCGCGTTCAGACCTGCAAATGGTCAGCATGGGTAGCAAGTTGTTTGTCATTGGCGGTGCCGAAACTGCGGATAAAAATCACAGTGAAGTCATGATGTCTGAGGATGACGGCAAGACTCTGAGCATCCTTCCATTCATCAGAGTCGGCACGGTGTTCCCGCAGGATCTGGCCAAAACCGGCCATCAAGCGGTTGTTCATGCGGATAAAATCATGGTAATAGGCGGAAAAACCGACGAGACACCAGTCTCGACCACCGCCGATGTAATCACCAGTGCGGACGGCCAAACCTGGCAGAAAGAAACCGCCAACATACCCGCAACATACGACCACCAAGTCGTCAAATGCCATGATCAACTTTACCTGATTGGCGGCCGCGGCAGTGACGGCGAGCTGCGCACCAGCAATGTGGTTATGCGCTCCGACGATGGTATGAGCTGGGCCCCAATGGCTACTAGCACGATGGAGCCAATTGCCGATCACAAAGCAATTTGTGCCGACGATAACCTTTATGTACTCGGCGGCAGCGTACCTGCACCGGCATTAAAAGCCAGCGCCAGCGAAGCAGCAGCACATACCGACTCAGAAATGTTAGCCGCCCAAATACAACTACTCGGCGCTGNCGACTCTGATTGGCGACAAATCGATGGCTCCCCCATGCTCAAAGACTTGCAGGCCGTCGAAGCAGCTACATCAATTGTCCAAGCTGGCGGTGCAGGGTTAGCAGCCGTTGCCGCCATCGCAGCAACCTATGACAAGGATATGACCAACAAGCGCGCCATGCTTTTCGGTGGATTCTGCAGTCGGCTTCCCGGCGCGAGTTTCGCCTTTAAAGAACTCAACGGGTGTTGTGCCGATCGTATTTGTGAAAAGTAA
- the amtB_2 gene encoding Ammonia channel, translating to METQVFELQYAIDTFYFLICGALVMWMAAGFAMLEAGLVRAKNTTEILTKNIALFAIASTMYMICGYEIMYGGGFFLSDVDTVTSMTEDAVSGVLSSQADFRGGVEDAGLPYSGASDFFFQVVFVATAMSIVSGAVAERMKLWAFLLFAVVMTGFIYPMEGAWTWNGDAVFGLFELNYSDYAGSGIVHMAGAAAALAGVLLLGARKGKYGENGEVRAIPGANLPLATLGTFILWMGWFGFNGGSTLQLSGVSVANEVASVFVNTNAAASGGLIAALLVAYVMFGKADLTMALNGALAGLVAITAEPADPTPLVATLIGAVGGVIVVFSIVTLDKLKIDDPVGAISVHGVVGLFGVLVVPVTDADATFGGQLVGAAVIFGWVFVTSLITWGVIKAVIGVRVSEEEEFDGVDVHECGMEAYPEFVSQK from the coding sequence ATGGAAACACAAGTTTTCGAATTGCAGTATGCAATTGATACGTTTTATTTTCTTATTTGCGGCGCGCTGGTTATGTGGATGGCCGCGGGTTTCGCAATGCTTGAGGCCGGTCTTGTCCGTGCCAAAAACACTACAGAAATTCTGACTAAAAACATCGCCTTGTTTGCGATTGCTTCGACCATGTACATGATTTGCGGTTACGAAATTATGTACGGCGGTGGTTTCTTCCTATCTGATGTCGACACAGTAACGTCGATGACTGAAGACGCTGTTTCTGGCGTGCTGTCAAGCCAAGCGGATTTCCGCGGTGGTGTTGAAGATGCTGGCCTACCGTACTCCGGTGCGTCTGACTTCTTCTTCCAGGTTGTGTTTGTTGCAACAGCGATGTCGATCGTCTCCGGTGCGGTTGCTGAGCGTATGAAGCTTTGGGCCTTCTTGTTGTTCGCTGTTGTCATGACAGGTTTCATCTACCCAATGGAAGGTGCTTGGACATGGAACGGCGATGCAGTATTTGGTTTGTTTGAACTGAATTACAGCGACTATGCGGGTTCTGGTATTGTTCACATGGCGGGTGCAGCTGCTGCATTGGCGGGTGTTCTGTTGCTAGGTGCACGTAAAGGAAAATACGGTGAGAACGGTGAAGTCCGAGCGATTCCGGGTGCTAACTTGCCGCTGGCGACACTGGGTACCTTCATCCTGTGGATGGGTTGGTTCGGCTTTAACGGTGGTTCAACACTGCAGCTAAGTGGCGTGAGTGTCGCTAACGAAGTCGCGTCAGTATTTGTTAATACTAATGCCGCGGCTTCTGGTGGCTTGATTGCTGCCCTGTTGGTTGCCTACGTTATGTTTGGTAAAGCGGATCTGACGATGGCACTGAATGGTGCGTTAGCGGGTCTGGTTGCGATTACTGCTGAGCCTGCTGATCCAACGCCATTAGTGGCGACGTTGATCGGCGCGGTAGGTGGTGTGATTGTTGTGTTCTCTATCGTTACCCTCGATAAGCTGAAGATTGACGATCCTGTTGGTGCTATCTCTGTTCACGGTGTTGTTGGTCTGTTTGGTGTACTGGTTGTACCAGTAACTGATGCGGATGCGACTTTCGGTGGTCAGTTGGTTGGTGCTGCAGTTATCTTCGGCTGGGTATTCGTGACTTCCCTGATTACTTGGGGCGTGATCAAAGCAGTGATTGGTGTACGTGTCAGCGAAGAAGAAGAGTTCGACGGTGTAGACGTTCACGAGTGTGGTATGGAAGCTTACCCTGAGTTTGTGTCTCAGAAATAA
- the glnK gene encoding Nitrogen regulatory protein P-II 2 — MKLVTAIVKPFKLDDVREALSEIGVQGITVSEVKGFGRQKGHTELYRGAEYVVDFLPKVKIEVAISAELLDQTIEAISKAANTGKIGDGKIFVSPLEQIIRIRTGETGNDAI; from the coding sequence ATGAAACTCGTAACAGCTATTGTAAAACCCTTCAAACTGGATGACGTGCGTGAAGCACTCTCCGAAATCGGTGTTCAAGGTATCACCGTCAGTGAAGTGAAAGGATTTGGCCGTCAAAAGGGTCACACTGAGTTATACCGTGGCGCAGAATATGTGGTTGACTTCCTGCCAAAAGTGAAGATTGAAGTTGCCATCAGTGCTGAGTTGTTAGATCAAACGATTGAAGCCATCAGTAAAGCTGCCAATACCGGAAAAATCGGTGACGGCAAGATCTTCGTCTCTCCACTGGAACAAATCATCCGCATACGTACTGGCGAAACCGGCAACGACGCAATCTAA
- a CDS encoding Uncharacterised protein (UPF0213 protein SP_1535), whose amino-acid sequence MNNDWWVYMIEAADGRLYTGITTDTERRFAEHLAQAGLGAKFFRGNKPVALVYRALCADRSRASKEEARIKKLKRQQKLALVDAYRQGSR is encoded by the coding sequence ATGAATAACGACTGGTGGGTATATATGATCGAGGCTGCAGATGGGCGTCTCTATACTGGCATTACCACAGATACCGAGCGCCGATTTGCTGAGCATTTGGCGCAAGCGGGGCTGGGCGCCAAGTTCTTTCGGGGTAACAAACCTGTAGCGTTGGTTTATCGCGCCTTATGCGCTGATCGCTCAAGAGCCAGTAAAGAGGAAGCCAGGATAAAAAAACTGAAACGCCAACAGAAGTTGGCGTTGGTTGATGCGTACCGACAGGGCAGTCGATAG
- the yqiC gene encoding putative protein YqiC yields MVKPPFPPFSQDVINNIAEQAGKLLPGEKSREELHRSVMLVVQNTLAKLDLVTREEFDAQASVLQKTRAKVDALEKQLATLIDELDQEQDGDTSEEAESKS; encoded by the coding sequence ATGGTCAAACCACCGTTTCCTCCTTTTAGTCAGGACGTCATTAATAACATTGCGGAACAAGCAGGCAAGCTCCTGCCCGGCGAAAAATCGCGAGAAGAATTGCACCGCTCAGTGATGCTGGTTGTGCAGAATACTTTGGCCAAGCTCGATTTGGTCACACGCGAAGAGTTTGATGCGCAAGCCAGCGTTTTACAGAAGACCCGAGCAAAGGTTGATGCCCTAGAAAAACAACTGGCAACCTTGATAGATGAATTGGATCAAGAACAAGACGGCGACACATCTGAAGAAGCCGAAAGCAAAAGCTAA
- the rep gene encoding ATP-dependent DNA helicase Rep produces MTTLNPQQRKAVEAISRPCLVLAGAGSGKTSVITRKIAYLITDCGVKAKNIAAVTFTNKAAREMKERVTKLLPGKQSRGLLVATFHTLGLTIIRKERGLLGLKEGFSIFDADDAKALLKELIVQRGDIDVDMVDFIQHTLSQLKNDMLTPAQALQRADSGQETMIAEMFQQYQAALSAYNAVDFDDLINIPVFLFQQHPDVLERWRQRIHYLLVDEYQDTNVSQYELVRHLIGDRHGLTVVGDDDQSIYAWRGARPENLNQLQVDFPHMDLIKLEQNYRSTSVILDAANTLIANNPHVYDKRLWSELSYGDPIRIIGCANEQDEANRVANEIMAHRLRNQKNYSDYAILYRGNHQSRLMEMVLRNENMPYTIAGGVSFFSRTEVKDVMAYMRLIANPTDDNAFLRIINVPRRKIGTSTLQALSTFSTEHNLSLYDAIADHNLDYELGAAALGHLREFYEWMQNLMYQAEEGNPIETMYEMVDDIGYEAWLHGNSPSAAAAEKRMENVRMLIENLNNAWDYEQEDNPDATIKDAINRLILRDMMERQSEEEETDTIQLLTLHASKGLEYPFVYIIGMEEELLPHRTSIEEDNIEEERRLAYVGITRAREQLTMTYATKRKQFGEMIDTTPSRFLDELPTDNLQWHGRTEKDEDASRRNAEETLAGLKGLFD; encoded by the coding sequence ATGACGACCCTGAACCCACAGCAACGCAAAGCCGTTGAAGCGATTTCCCGCCCCTGCCTGGTATTGGCTGGAGCTGGCAGTGGTAAAACCAGCGTCATCACCCGTAAAATCGCCTATCTGATTACCGATTGCGGTGTCAAAGCCAAGAACATTGCCGCGGTTACCTTTACCAACAAAGCCGCGCGCGAGATGAAAGAGCGTGTTACTAAACTCTTGCCGGGGAAACAAAGCCGCGGCTTGCTGGTGGCGACTTTCCATACGCTTGGGCTCACAATTATCCGCAAAGAACGCGGGCTACTTGGTCTTAAGGAAGGGTTTTCGATTTTTGATGCTGACGACGCTAAAGCCCTATTGAAAGAGCTGATCGTGCAGCGCGGTGACATTGACGTGGATATGGTTGATTTCATTCAGCACACGCTGTCACAACTGAAGAACGACATGCTGACACCAGCCCAAGCGCTGCAACGCGCAGACAGCGGTCAAGAAACAATGATCGCAGAGATGTTCCAGCAATATCAAGCGGCGCTGTCAGCCTACAATGCGGTCGATTTTGATGATCTGATCAATATCCCCGTCTTTCTTTTTCAACAACATCCCGACGTGCTTGAACGCTGGCGTCAGCGTATTCACTATCTGCTGGTAGACGAGTATCAAGATACCAATGTCAGCCAATACGAGCTGGTGCGGCATCTGATTGGCGACCGTCACGGCCTCACCGTGGTTGGCGATGACGATCAATCAATATATGCCTGGCGTGGCGCTCGACCGGAAAACCTTAACCAGTTGCAAGTTGACTTCCCGCATATGGATCTCATCAAACTGGAGCAGAATTACCGATCCACCAGCGTCATCCTCGATGCAGCCAATACGCTAATCGCAAACAACCCTCACGTTTACGACAAACGCCTGTGGAGCGAGCTTAGTTATGGCGACCCCATCCGCATCATCGGCTGCGCCAACGAGCAAGATGAAGCCAACCGCGTGGCTAACGAGATCATGGCTCATCGCCTACGAAATCAAAAAAACTACAGTGATTACGCCATTCTCTATCGCGGTAACCACCAGTCACGTCTGATGGAAATGGTGCTGCGCAATGAAAACATGCCATATACCATTGCCGGCGGCGTATCCTTCTTTTCACGCACCGAAGTGAAGGATGTCATGGCCTATATGCGCCTGATCGCTAACCCGACAGACGACAATGCCTTCTTGCGCATCATCAATGTGCCGCGCCGAAAAATAGGCACATCAACCTTGCAGGCCCTATCTACCTTTTCGACAGAACACAATCTCAGCCTCTACGATGCCATCGCCGACCACAATTTGGATTATGAGCTTGGCGCAGCAGCCCTTGGCCACCTCCGTGAGTTTTACGAATGGATGCAAAACCTGATGTATCAGGCCGAAGAAGGCAACCCCATCGAAACCATGTATGAAATGGTCGACGATATCGGCTACGAGGCTTGGCTACATGGCAACAGCCCGAGTGCTGCAGCGGCCGAAAAACGCATGGAAAATGTGCGTATGCTGATCGAAAACCTCAACAACGCTTGGGATTACGAGCAAGAAGATAACCCGGATGCCACCATCAAGGATGCTATCAATCGCCTGATTTTGCGAGACATGATGGAACGCCAATCTGAGGAAGAAGAGACCGATACGATACAGCTGCTTACATTGCATGCATCCAAGGGGTTGGAGTATCCATTTGTTTATATCATCGGTATGGAAGAAGAACTGCTGCCACACCGCACCAGTATTGAAGAAGACAATATCGAAGAAGAGCGACGCCTAGCCTATGTAGGCATCACACGTGCACGCGAACAGCTGACCATGACATACGCCACCAAGCGTAAACAGTTTGGTGAGATGATCGATACCACCCCAAGCCGATTTCTTGACGAATTACCCACCGACAATTTGCAATGGCACGGACGCACCGAAAAAGATGAAGATGCCAGTCGACGTAACGCAGAAGAAACACTCGCCGGGTTAAAAGGGTTATTCGATTAA
- a CDS encoding Cytochrome c-555, with the protein MKSATLVLKSAILLVLSTLMASQSFALSEEREAAMIERIKPVGTICLEGDGCAAAKVVANAEPRTGKEIYDGKCVACHASGAAGAPKLGDAAAWTARIAQGNDALYSNAINGINGMPAKGLCMDCSDDEIKATVDYMVENSK; encoded by the coding sequence GTGAAATCCGCGACATTAGTATTAAAATCTGCCATTTTACTGGTTCTTTCTACGCTGATGGCAAGTCAGAGCTTTGCTTTGTCTGAAGAACGCGAAGCTGCGATGATCGAACGTATCAAGCCTGTGGGCACAATTTGCTTGGAAGGCGATGGTTGTGCGGCTGCGAAGGTTGTTGCTAACGCTGAACCGCGTACCGGCAAAGAAATCTATGATGGCAAGTGTGTTGCGTGTCACGCATCTGGCGCTGCCGGTGCCCCAAAATTGGGTGATGCGGCAGCATGGACTGCGCGTATTGCACAGGGCAATGATGCGCTGTATAGCAACGCCATCAATGGTATCAACGGTATGCCAGCAAAAGGCCTGTGTATGGATTGCTCTGATGATGAAATCAAAGCAACGGTTGATTACATGGTTGAAAATAGCAAATAA